The Eublepharis macularius isolate TG4126 chromosome 3, MPM_Emac_v1.0, whole genome shotgun sequence genome has a window encoding:
- the TIPRL gene encoding TIP41-like protein isoform X2 produces the protein MPCVPEMMFGDNVLRIQHESHFGIEFNAADALRCVNNSQGMVKVACAEEWQESRSEPEHTKDVVKPYDWTYTTDYKGTLLGDILKLNVSATTEHIDTEKLKAREQIMFFEEVLLFEDELHDHGVSSLSVKIRVMPSSFFVLLRFFLRVDGVLIRMNDTRLYHEADKCYMLREYTSRESKVSGLMHVSQALFTDPNEIAQYLPVKETVCEKLEFPENLNTESAAPPEHT, from the exons ATGCCTTGTGTCCCAGAAATGATGTTTGGAGACAATGTCTTAAGAATTCAGCATGAATCTCACTTTGGAATTGAGTTCAATGCAGCTGATGCTTTAAGATGTGTAAATAACTCTCAAGGCATGGTTAAAGTTGCCTGTGCAGAAGAGTGGCAAGAAAGCAG ATCTGAGCCCGAACACACAAAGGACGTTGTTAAGCCGTACGACTGGACTTATACAACAGACTATAAAGGAACACTGTTGGGTGATATATTAAAGCTAAAT gtttctgcCACAACAGAACATATAGACACAGAGAAACTAAAAGCCAGGGAACAGATTATGTTCTTTGAAGAAGTGCTATTGTTTGAAGATGAACTTCATGATCATGGAGTCTCAAGCCTCAGTGTCAAAATA AGGGTGATGCCTTCAAGCTTCTTTGTGCTGCTGAGGTTTTTCCTGCGAGTTGATGGTGTGCTTATCAGGATGAATGACACAAGGCTCTACCATGAG GCTGACAAATGCTACATGTTGCGGGAATACACGTCGAGGGAAAGCAAAGTATCAGGTTTAATG CATGTTTCTCAAGCCTTGTTCACGGATCCTAATGAGATTGCTCAGTATTTACCTGTGAAGGAGACAGTGTGTGAGAAGCTGGAATTTCCAGAAAATTTGAATACTGAATCGGCAGCACCACCAGAACACACTTAA
- the GPR161 gene encoding G-protein coupled receptor 161 gives MSINSSLGNEKALRNQTLLEDGAGRITESIAIVVIAIFICLGNLVIVLTLYKKSYLLTLSNKFVFSLTLSNFLLSVLVLPFVVTSSIRREWIFGVVWCNFSALLYMLISSASMLTLGLIAIDRYYAVLYPMIYPMKITGNRAVVALVYVWLHSLIGCLPPLFGWSSLEFDQFKWMCVAAWHKEAGYTAFWQIWCALLPFLVMMICYGFIFRVARIKARKIHCGSVVITEEDAQRNGRKNSSTSTSSSGSRRNAFQGVVYSANQCKALITILVVIGAFVITWGPYMVVITSEALWGKNSISPALETLATWLSFTSAICHPLIYGLWNKTVRKELLGMCFGDRYYRESFVQRQRTSRLFSISNRITDLGLSPHLTALMSGERPLGHSSSTGDTGFSCSQDSGTDVMLLEDYSSDGVNHPHCIYPHRRRSSVTFEDEVEQIKDAAKNSILHVKAEVHKSIDSYASSLAKAIEADVRIALFGGDALSGSLFPARTLVGSSTCARRGGRAHVGQRLQLQSIEEGNA, from the exons ATGAGCATCAACTCCTCCCTCGGAAATGAGAAGGCCTTGAGGAACCAAACCTTGCTGGAAGATGGGGCAGGCAGAATTACAGAGTCCATCGCTATTGTTGTCATAGCTATCTTCATCTGTTTAGGAAACCTGGTGATTGTACTCACTCTCTACAAGAAGTCCTACCTCCTCACACTGAGCAACAAGTTTGTGTTCAGCCTGACTCTCTCAAACTTCCTTCTTTCCGTGCTGGTGCTTCCTTTCGTTGTCACCAGCTCCATCCGAAGGGAATGGATCTTTGGCGTTGTTTGGTGCAACTTCTCTGCCCTGCTCTACATGCTAATCAGTTCTGCCAGCATGCTCACTCTTGGGCTCATTGCTATAGATCG ATACTATGCTGTCTTGTACCCAATGATCTACCCAATGAAGATTACGGGTAACAGAGCTGTTGTTGCCCTTGTGTACGTGTGGCTACATTCTCTCATTggatgcctgcctcccctctttGGCTGGTCTTCCCTGGAATTTGATCAGTTCAAATGGATGTGTGTGGCTGCATGGCATAAGGAGGCTGGTTATACTGCCTTTTGGCAGATCTGGTGTGCTTTGTTGCCCTTCTTAGTCATGATGATTTGCTATGGATTCATTTTCCGTGTGGCCAGGATTAAGGCACGGAAGATTCATTGCGGGAGTGTGGTCATTACTGAGGAGGATGCCCAAAGGAATGGGAGAAAGAACTCTAGTACTTCAACTTCCTCCTCGGGCAGTCGAAGGAACGCTTTTCAAGGAGTGGTGTATTCTGCCAACCAATGCAAAGCTTTGATAACTATCTTGGTTGTGATTGGTGCTTTTGTGATCACTTGGGGGCCTTACATGGTGGTAATTACATCTGAGGCACTTTGGGGGAAAAACAGCATCTCCCCTGCTTTGGAAACATTAGCCACGTGGCTGTCTTTCACTAGTGCTATATGTCATCCTCTAATTTATGGACTCTGGAATAAAACTGTTCGCAAAGAATTGCTGGGAATGTGCTTTGGAGACCGGTACTACAGAGAATCGTTTGTTCAACGGCAGAGGACATCCAGGTTATTTAGTATTTCTAATAGGATCACAG ACTTGGGGCTTTCCCCACATCTCACAGCCCTCATGTCTGGTGAACGTCCTTTAGGacacagcagcagcactggagatACAGGGTTCAGCTGCTCTCAGGATTCAG GAACAGATGTCATGCTGCTTGAAGACTACAGCTCAGATGGAGTTAATCACCCACACTGCATTTATCCCCACCGGCGGCGGAGTTCAGTGACATTTGAAGATGAAGTGGAACAAATTAAAG ATGCTGCAAAGAATTCCATTCTCCATGTAAAAGCTGAAGTCCATAAATCTATAGACAGCTACGCATCCAGCTTGGCCAAAGCCATTGAAGCAGATGTGAGGATTGCCTTGTTTGGAGGAGATGCTTTATCTGGCTCTTTGTTTCCAGCACGAACTCTGGTGGGGAGCAGCACATGTGCACGACGTGGAGGCAGAGCCCACGTTGGCCAAAGGCTGCAGTTACAAAGCATTGAAGAAGGGAATGCTTAA
- the TIPRL gene encoding TIP41-like protein isoform X1 codes for MMPVFKSSRRDFTFGPWKLTAARTHIMKSAEAERLAEELHMPCVPEMMFGDNVLRIQHESHFGIEFNAADALRCVNNSQGMVKVACAEEWQESRSEPEHTKDVVKPYDWTYTTDYKGTLLGDILKLNVSATTEHIDTEKLKAREQIMFFEEVLLFEDELHDHGVSSLSVKIRVMPSSFFVLLRFFLRVDGVLIRMNDTRLYHEADKCYMLREYTSRESKVSGLMHVSQALFTDPNEIAQYLPVKETVCEKLEFPENLNTESAAPPEHT; via the exons ATGATGCCCGTCTTCAAAAGCAGCCGGAGGGATTTCACTTTCGGGCCGTGGAAGCTCACCGCTGCTCGGACCCACATCATGAAGTCGGCAGAGGCCGAGAG ACTAGCTGAAGAACTCCACATGCCTTGTGTCCCAGAAATGATGTTTGGAGACAATGTCTTAAGAATTCAGCATGAATCTCACTTTGGAATTGAGTTCAATGCAGCTGATGCTTTAAGATGTGTAAATAACTCTCAAGGCATGGTTAAAGTTGCCTGTGCAGAAGAGTGGCAAGAAAGCAG ATCTGAGCCCGAACACACAAAGGACGTTGTTAAGCCGTACGACTGGACTTATACAACAGACTATAAAGGAACACTGTTGGGTGATATATTAAAGCTAAAT gtttctgcCACAACAGAACATATAGACACAGAGAAACTAAAAGCCAGGGAACAGATTATGTTCTTTGAAGAAGTGCTATTGTTTGAAGATGAACTTCATGATCATGGAGTCTCAAGCCTCAGTGTCAAAATA AGGGTGATGCCTTCAAGCTTCTTTGTGCTGCTGAGGTTTTTCCTGCGAGTTGATGGTGTGCTTATCAGGATGAATGACACAAGGCTCTACCATGAG GCTGACAAATGCTACATGTTGCGGGAATACACGTCGAGGGAAAGCAAAGTATCAGGTTTAATG CATGTTTCTCAAGCCTTGTTCACGGATCCTAATGAGATTGCTCAGTATTTACCTGTGAAGGAGACAGTGTGTGAGAAGCTGGAATTTCCAGAAAATTTGAATACTGAATCGGCAGCACCACCAGAACACACTTAA